In Quercus robur chromosome 11, dhQueRobu3.1, whole genome shotgun sequence, the following proteins share a genomic window:
- the LOC126706056 gene encoding classical arabinogalactan protein 1-like — MARFSFVALVVMAVLVGSTLAQSPSQSPSKSPTQAPAPKASAPSPTVRKTPVPAPSPAVVNSPPSPPPASSDAPVSPPSSISAPPAEAPGPAAQSGAVLNRVGFAAGSVAVAVFAAVLVF, encoded by the coding sequence ATGGCTCGCTTTAGCTTTGTGGCTTTGGTTGTAATGGCAGTACTTGTGGGCTCCACTTTAGCCCAGTCTCCTTCACAATCTCCATCAAAGTCGCCAACACAAGCACCCGCTCCTAAAGCTTCAGCGCCGTCACCAACCGTAAGAAAGACTCCAGTGCCTGCTCCATCTCCGGCAGTGGTGAACTCTCCACCATCTCCTCCTCCGGCTTCTTCTGATGCTCCGGTGAGTCCTCCATCTTCGATTAGTGCTCCACCTGCTGAAGCTCCTGGACCGGCGGCTCAGAGCGGTGCCGTTTTGAACAGAGTTGGGTTCGCTGCTGGATCTGTGGCTGTAGCAGTATTCGCTGCCGTTTTGGTGTTTTAG